The region TCGTGACGACGGCCTCAGGCCGGCGGTCGGCGCGGGGCGCGCCGCGCCGGTGCCGGCGGGACGGGCTTCGCGGCCACGACGTCGGCCAGCTCCACCCGCACGTCCCCGCGCCGCGTGCGGATCACGACGGCGTCGTCCGTCCGTTCCACGACGTCGCCCACCGCGTCCGTCAGCGCGTGCTCGGCGTCGGTGATCCGGTGGCGGACCACCACTCGCGTCCCGACCCGCAGCACCGTCGTGGAGTCCTCGCTCATCCGGGCGATACTAGAGGGACACCGCACCACCAGCTGTTCCAGAGGAGTCGTTCGTGACCTACGTGATCGCACAGCCCTGTGTCGACGTCAAGGACAAGGCGTGCATCGACGAGTGCCCCGTCGACTGCATCTACGAGGGTGAACGCTCGCTCTACATCCACCCCGACGAGTGCGTGGACTGCGCGGCGTGCGAGCCGGTCTGCCCGGTCGAGGCCAT is a window of Litorihabitans aurantiacus DNA encoding:
- the fdxA gene encoding ferredoxin — its product is MTYVIAQPCVDVKDKACIDECPVDCIYEGERSLYIHPDECVDCAACEPVCPVEAIYYEDDVPGQWSAFTLANAEFFDPIGSPGGAAKMGLIPSDHALVAALPPQGE